GAATGTCCGGCAGAAACATCAGGCAGAATCGGCTGGTCACCGCGTCGAACGAGGCCGCGTCGAATGGGAGCGTCGTCACATCTCCGGTGCGAAATGAGATGTTGGCCAGGCCGAGCCTGGAGGCTTTGCGCTCCGCGGCCGCCAGCATCCGCTCCGCCACGTCGATCCCGATCACGCGGCCTCTGGGACCCACAACCTGCGCGGCCAGCAGCGCGGGATAGCCGGTGCCCGAACCGAGGTCGAGCACGTGATGACCCGGTCGCAGTCGGGCGTCGCCGACCAGGCGGTGATTCAAGAAGGCCATGCCGCGGTCGAAGAACTCGTCCCACTTTTCCCACCCGGGCGCGACGCGGTTCCAATCCTGCCGTTGGGTTTCGATGACTTCCTGCGCCGTCTGTTGGGGCATTGCATCTCCTTCTACCAATGACGATTGAGGGCTGACGATTGACGCCTGTCGCGATACGCGTCGCTCACTTCAAGCTCTGCAACGTCTCGCGCAGCTCTTTGACTTCCGAGGCGAACAGGTCCAAATGCTGCTCGCGCTGCGGTTGATCGTCTTTGAATTTCCAGGCGCGCTTGAAAATGGCCCACAACTCCTTGTTGTGCGTCACCGCGAGGGCGTAAGTCGGCTGCTCGCGCACGGCCTTGTCCACGCAGCAGAGATTGTCGTCGAACGCATGAAACTGATTGTGGAGATCGTTCAGCGCCTGATCGTAACCCCTGCCGCCTCTGGCGGCCTTGGCGCTGGCCTCCATCATCGTCGTGAGGTTGATCAGCGTTTCGACATGCGTGGCTCCTTTCGCCTTCTCCGCGAACTCTTTTGCATGCGGATAGAAGATGTAGCTGCAGCCGTTCAGACCGGTGAGCACAAACGCCAACGCCAGAACACCGAAGATGCGATGCATGCAAGCCTCCTTTCGGAAATGGTCAGGCCGGTAGTCAAGCACGTCGGTCCGTCCAGGTCAATGCCGTTCGAGCATGCGCTTAGGTGAGGGCGCCGAACAGCGCCCCGGTTCTTTCCCGATTTCCGCAGTGGTCATGACGAGATCCTCCTAGGTTGATGGGTGACCGCCCGCGATCCTCGACGTGATGCCGCCCGCTTGGCGGGCGACAGGCTTGACACGAACTTCAGGCCCCGTGTCAGCCAGGCCCGCAATTGGGCCGCGGTCTTGGTCCCGTTTGGACCGACGTAGATGTAACCCTTCATAGGCCGTCCGGTGAAATCCATCGGTCTGGTGTGCGGCTCCTTCAGCGCTGCGTCGTTGGCCTCGGGGCCTACGCGTACCACTAGATCGTTGTTCAAGATTCCGGCGAACATGTTCCCGTGCGACAGGTAGGCCAGTCCGCCGAACATCTTCTTCTCCCCGAGCGCCCGCTGTCCCGTGAGGACGGCTCGAACGCGGGCAGCGAGTTGTTCATCGTAGGCCATGGGCTGATGCTCCTTTCGCGTAAATCATCCCCATCACGGCGCCGACGATCGTGAATTGAAGCAGGTAGTACGCACTTTCTAAAGCCAGCCATGTGGGGAGGGACGTCACGTTCTGTTTTCCGGCTTCGGCGAAGACCGCGGAACTGGCCAGCAGCACGCCCATGAGCAGCCCGAACGCCGCGCCCGTATTCACTGAGTGATTGCCTCGGGAGAAAAAGGGGTAGAGATAGCTCAAAACCAGTCCCTGCATCAGCATCGACACGAGCCCGAGAGGAATCAGCGGTTCGGCTCTCGTGAAAATCGCCAATTCGTCATAGACCGATTTGAAGAACACCAGATGCCACGGCGCAGCGATGAGAAAGGTGCAGATCACGTAGGCGCCTACCGCCGCCCAATAGAATTTACCCTGCATGGTGGATCCTCCTTTTCAACTCGGGTCGGGCGGGACCGACGCGGGTTCACATCAAGACAGCCGGACCTGACTGTCCCGGCCTGTTTGCAAGGGCTCTCTCGAATGGCGCGTTAGCGGTAACGACGCGAGGTCTCGACCGGGGGAAACATCGCGTGGGCCGCCTCATATTTGAACAGCCCCACCATCTGCAGCACCGCGAACGTCGCGACAAGATCGGCCGTGATTCCGACGGCCCATTTCCCTGGTGCCGTCAGAGGCCACAAGTCCCACAGCAGCAATGCTGCGCTCCCGATCACCCAGGCTCCATCGAGCCCGATCGCGCTCCAGACTTCTCGACGGTCGGGGCTAGGACGGCTCGCCACCACAGAGAGCCACACAGCGAAGACCAAGAGACCTGGGCCGAGTCCGCGGATGATCCAGGGGGCCTCGACTCCGAGAAACGCGGCGATCGGTCCGGCCGCAATCAGCAGGACCAGACCGGACATGCCTGAGAAGGCGGCGTTTGATCGAAGGGACATCCGTAACCATCGTGCTGGGTCGTTGAAGGAATCCATGGCTGCCTCCATCGGAGTGTGGAATGATCGTTCCAATATCGGGCCACAAAAAATCAGTCGAGAATTGCGAGCGCCGTCTCTGTAGATTGCTTCACGGCGTCCGCTGACGCACCGGCTTTGATCATGACGATCGTCCCCTGCATCATCGTCACCAGAAATCGTGCCAACGCGCGGGGGTCCTTGTCCTTTGCCAACTCGCCCCGCTCCTTTGCCCGCGCGAGCACCTTGAAGAACATGTCCTCCCCCATCTTTAACGCCTGACACGCCTTGGCCGCGATGTCCCGTTCGTGAGGCGCGAGCTCCATAATCGTATTGGCGATCAGGCAGCCCCGCCGTTGTGGATCGGACAAGGCACCTTCGATCATGCCCTGGATAAACCGACGTAAAGTCGGCAGGACAGGCCCTGGTTGATCGAGCATGGAGAATTTCGTGCCAACGAAGCTGCGGCAGTAGCGATCGATCGCTTTCAGGAACAGTTGCCGCTTATCCCCGAATGTGTCATAGAGCGAGCCGCGATGGAGATTCATCGCGTTCAACAAGTCCTCCATCGATGTGCCTTCATAGCCCCTGTGCCAGAAGACATGCATCGCCTTGTCGAGCGCTTCATCGGGATCGAATTCTTTCGGGCGTGGCATGGGCTCCTTCCAACAACGGAAGACAAGATACTCCATAGTGGAACGATCGGTCAATAATGTTTTTTTGCGAGGGCCTGGCGCTGCCTGTCCACCTGCACGTCTCAATGCTGCAGGGACCCGGACGGAAGAGACGAGCGCGCGCGTATAATGCCGGCCATGCACCTGGCTCGTTTGGTCGAAGTGGTCGCCAAGGTCCGCGCGACCACGAAAAAGACCGAAAAGGTCGCCCTCCTCGCCGAGTTCCTTCGCCAGACACGGGGCAAGGAAACGGAACTGGCTTCGCTCTACCTCTCCGGCGCGCTGCCGCAAGGCAAGATCGGCGTTGGCTGGCGCCTGATCCAGGAGGCGATGGTCGAGGGGCCGCCGTGCGGCGAGGCCTTGACGCTCACGGATGTGGATCAAGTCTTCGGGGCGGTCGCGGCGGATCAAGGCGCCGGCTCGACCGAGCGGAAGATCGGCGCGCTGCGCCAGCTCTTCGAGCGGGCGGGCCCGGAGGAACGCCGGTTCCTGGTGCAATTGCTCATGGGTGAGATCCGGCAAGGCGCGCTGGAGGGTCTGTTGCTGGACGCGATCGCCAAAGCCGCTATCGTCTCGTCCGGCGACGTCCGGCAGGCCTTTATGTTTTCCGGGAACATCGGCGAGGTCGCCCGCGCGGCGTTGGAAGAAGGCGCGGCTGGTCTCTCCCGCTTCTCGCTGCGGCTCTTTACACCCGTGGCGCTGATGCTGGCCAACAGCGCGGAAGATGTCGGTGAAGCGTTGGACCGGCTGGAGGAAGCCGCGTTCGAGTATAAGCTCGACGGCGCGCGTATCCAGGTCCACAAGGGCGGAGATGACGTCAGGATTTTCACGCGGCAACTGCAGGATGTGACGGA
This Nitrospirota bacterium DNA region includes the following protein-coding sequences:
- a CDS encoding TfoX/Sxy family protein, which gives rise to MAYDEQLAARVRAVLTGQRALGEKKMFGGLAYLSHGNMFAGILNNDLVVRVGPEANDAALKEPHTRPMDFTGRPMKGYIYVGPNGTKTAAQLRAWLTRGLKFVSSLSPAKRAASRRGSRAVTHQPRRISS
- a CDS encoding DUF1761 domain-containing protein, which translates into the protein MQGKFYWAAVGAYVICTFLIAAPWHLVFFKSVYDELAIFTRAEPLIPLGLVSMLMQGLVLSYLYPFFSRGNHSVNTGAAFGLLMGVLLASSAVFAEAGKQNVTSLPTWLALESAYYLLQFTIVGAVMGMIYAKGASAHGLR
- a CDS encoding TetR/AcrR family transcriptional regulator, translating into MPRPKEFDPDEALDKAMHVFWHRGYEGTSMEDLLNAMNLHRGSLYDTFGDKRQLFLKAIDRYCRSFVGTKFSMLDQPGPVLPTLRRFIQGMIEGALSDPQRRGCLIANTIMELAPHERDIAAKACQALKMGEDMFFKVLARAKERGELAKDKDPRALARFLVTMMQGTIVMIKAGASADAVKQSTETALAILD